From the genome of Labrus mixtus chromosome 17, fLabMix1.1, whole genome shotgun sequence:
TTGTTGGTCTGACTTGTGACTTGTTGGTGTGACTTGTTGTGACTTGTCAGTGTGACTTGTGACTTGTCGGTCTGACTTGTGACTTGTCGGTGTAACTTGTTGGTTTGACTTGTGACTTGTTGGTGTGACTTGAGACTTGTCGGTGTGACTTGTTGTGACGTGTTGTGACTTGTGACTTGTCGGTGTGACTTGTTTAGTAAGACTTTGGACCTGTTGGTTGAGACTGGAGGTCGTCCTAGGTCCAACACTTCCCTGATCGAGTCTCTTTCCTTAGATTCGTCGTCATCCTTCAGGGACCTTCTCCTGTCGAGTCCTGATAACGACCTGTTCCACGTGGTGGTCTACCTGGCTCCGGGAGACTATCACTGTTTTCACTCGCCCACAGACTGGAGGGTGGAGCTTCGTCGTCATTTCCCAGGTGAGGGCGTGTCCCTGTGTTTACCTGATTGCCTCCTGCTCTCGAGCTGCTCcttagctctctctctctctgcttgtcaGGCTCGTTAATGTCAGTGAACCCGGGCGTGGCTCGTTTGGTCAAAGAGCTCTTCTGCCTCAACGAGCGAGTGGCGTTAACTGGCCAATGGCAGCACGGTTTCTTCTCTCTAACAGCTGTGGGGGCAACAAACGTTGGCTCCATCAGGGTTTACTTCGACCAGGTGAGTTCAGGGGAAGCAGGGGTTTGTGTGCAGCTCCGTccctttttcattattttaaaaagatttcaCTCAGTTTATCAGAAAGTTTTATTTCAACATGGAGTCAGAGTGTTAAGTTTACTTTTTAACCTACTTTTAAAGTTTGACGTTTTTAGATgattttcaaacttttcttgtgtttcctccTCAGGAACTTCACACAAACGCTCCGCGATACAGTAAAGGATCTTATCATGACCGCAGCTATGTTGCCCTTGGAGAGCAGGAGTTGAAGGCAGGAGAGAAAGGGGGCGTGGACTCAGTTgaaggaggaggtgtggccttACAGAAGGGGGCAGTGTTGGGCGAGTTTAACCTCGGCTCCACCATTGTTCTGCTGTTCGAAGCGCCAAAAGACTTCAGCTTCAGCCTACAGCCTGGACAGCGAATCAGAGTGGGCGAGGGGCTCGGCAGCCTCTGATTGGCGAAGTTGCAGACTCAGGGGGAGGTGCCTGGAAATGGGAAGATGTTGGAGACTTTGAAAAGACACGTTTTAAGAGTTAAATGCATTGTGGGTATTTTTCTCTTCAACAAATAAGCAGCAGAGGCCACATTTTTTATGACAAGGACTCAAACTCCCAGGATGCCTTGTTCTTCATGACAGGAAAATGccaaacctctctctctttttctactCTGTCTTTTTGTCGGTCAGCTAGTAACATAACCTCCAAACTCTCTTAAACcccacaaacaaaagaaaacaggaacaaaTTCATCACACACTTTGATTTTAATTGGAAATATTAAACTTCAGATTCATTTTTACAAACCCTTCATTAAAAGTCCATCTGTCCACTTTGAAGGTTCCAAGCTTTATTGTTCACACATTGTCCAaacatttgttctgtttctactctgaacacatcacagataTTAGCATTTAGCTAGCACACACCACTGTAGCCGCTGATTGATGGAACCCAACAAGAGGCCTATGATTGgtcaaaaacatgttgatattaATAATTGATTTTTGTTTATGGAAGTTGAACTGCAAAGAGCTCTTTTGTAAAATATGtaactataaataaatattatttctcAGCTGCTCTGTGTATGAATATACTTATTATGAATATATTAACCCTTCCCCCAAGTGTAAGTACTCATGTTAGGACACGTACTGATGTAAGGACACGTACTCATGTAAGGACAAGTACTCATGTTAGGAAAAGTACTCATGTAAGGACAAGTACTCATGATAGGACACGTACTCATGTAAGGACAAGTACTCATGTTAGGACAAGTACTCATGTAAGGACAAGTACTCATGTAAGGACAAGTACTCATGTAAGAACAAGTACTCATGTAAGGACAAGTACTGATGTTAGGACAAGTACTGATGTAAGGACAAGTACTCATGTTAGGACAAGTACTGATGTAAGGACAAGTACTCATGTTAGGACAAGTACTCATGTACCCAGTTGTAGTACTTTTACTTCTCACCTGTACAGGTATCTAATGATGGTACTGTACCTTTAGACTGAGTGTTATTACTGTTTTGATACTGTATGTAAAAGTGCTCACCCCATGGTTATCTAATAATAAAacacttatttatttaacacttCAATATTTTAGTGAAtataatattaaacataaagCAACTTTattaattttacttttttagtATTTGTTACTAATTATTTTATCCATGAAACTTCACATTTGCATGTTTACAATTTTTAAACTCCCATCAGTCAGAAACGAACAAACACTAACAAGCACTCATTGGTCAGTATTAGCCACGCCCCCTGCAACATAACCAGCAGCAAAGCCAATAGGACGACGGCAGGCAGCAGTTGCCGTAACGATGGAACCGAGGCTCAGCCAGACCTCCGTGTGACCAGCCGTCATCTGTCACCTCCTTCCCAAGCCACAGCTTCCCGTCCCAGGCAGCATCTgcaggcccctccccctccttgtGGGTAGAGCTCCAGGAGGACAGGGAGCACGAAGAGGTCTGCTGGGCCTTCATTCCCAGGAAGGAGGCCAAGTCCAAGTCCAGCCCGGCCGCTCCTCCTCGTGGCCGAGGTGTATTCTGTCGACACTGAGGACACGGGATCCACACCTGAGCAGCCGGAGCAGATGCTGATTATTCTACCTGTGGGGAACTACCTGCACCCCATGCTCAGTATCAAGTTTTTAAGGTACATAGAGCAACGTctaaagaaaattatttttattattattattgaattgaaaattaaatatttttttatttgaacatttaatgaACTGTTGTTACCTCACGTTTCTTTCTATT
Proteins encoded in this window:
- the pisd gene encoding phosphatidylserine decarboxylase proenzyme, mitochondrial isoform X5, with protein sequence MEHRPIWPHPHRLQVRRLALRHRLSGLSGSTSRPTPWRRRPIAFLCYILSVSALRPLANRVALYHSFPTRLLSRAWGRLNGVELPTWLRKPVYSLYIWTFGVNMQEAAVEDLHHYRNLGEFFRRRLKPAVRPVCASSCLISPADGRILHFGRVKNSEVEQVKGVTYSLESFLGPQKRRSNDSSSSFRDLLLSSPDNDLFHVVVYLAPGDYHCFHSPTDWRVELRRHFPGSLMSVNPGVARLVKELFCLNERVALTGQWQHGFFSLTAVGATNVGSIRVYFDQELHTNAPRYSKGSYHDRSYVALGEQELKAGEKGGVDSVEGGGVALQKGAVLGEFNLGSTIVLLFEAPKDFSFSLQPGQRIRVGEGLGSL
- the pisd gene encoding phosphatidylserine decarboxylase proenzyme, mitochondrial isoform X4, with amino-acid sequence MCGPPSPPSLSPATPRSWLQVRRLALRHRLSGLSGSTSRPTPWRRRPIAFLCYILSVSALRPLANRVALYHSFPTRLLSRAWGRLNGVELPTWLRKPVYSLYIWTFGVNMQEAAVEDLHHYRNLGEFFRRRLKPAVRPVCASSCLISPADGRILHFGRVKNSEVEQVKGVTYSLESFLGPQKRRSNDSSSSFRDLLLSSPDNDLFHVVVYLAPGDYHCFHSPTDWRVELRRHFPGSLMSVNPGVARLVKELFCLNERVALTGQWQHGFFSLTAVGATNVGSIRVYFDQELHTNAPRYSKGSYHDRSYVALGEQELKAGEKGGVDSVEGGGVALQKGAVLGEFNLGSTIVLLFEAPKDFSFSLQPGQRIRVGEGLGSL
- the rnf224 gene encoding RING finger protein 224, which translates into the protein MSNNTTKKEEQEVTCQPLPSPPSTVAMETVMSPKRQDLVCIVCFGSYDLATRLPRRLHCGHAFCQACLKRLDTVINEQVWIPCPQCRQNTPRPRGGAAGLDLDLASFLGMKAQQTSSCSLSSWSSTHKEGEGPADAAWDGKLWLGKEVTDDGWSHGGLAEPRFHRYGNCCLPSSYWLCCWLCCRGRG